A genomic region of bacterium contains the following coding sequences:
- a CDS encoding PorV/PorQ family protein: MKKILFSGLILLLLVMDGYAQNVTKVGTTAASFLNVGQGARAIAMGGAYVSMASDATALYWNPAGIATMQGSEAVFNHSEWIADINFDFAGVALNLGNIGSVGLFGNFMTIGEMDVTTELYPEGTGQRFNSGSYTMGLSYGRALTDRFAVGANVKYVHEYIMNSGADGLALDIGTVFTTQFRGLRLGASISNFGTKMRMSGRDLLVQHDTDPLRAGNNDKINANMATDSFEMPLYLRVGLSYNVLQETKKHALWVAVDAVHPSDNVESVNLGAEYAYDSIFFLRGGYASLFSKDAEQGLTLGGGLQYGFGGRMALKLDYAYEAFGRFDYVQKFTLGIGF; the protein is encoded by the coding sequence ATGAAAAAAATACTTTTTTCAGGTCTCATCCTTCTTCTCTTGGTCATGGACGGTTATGCGCAAAACGTGACCAAGGTGGGAACCACGGCGGCCTCCTTCCTGAATGTCGGGCAGGGGGCACGCGCCATCGCCATGGGTGGCGCCTACGTCTCGATGGCCAGTGACGCCACCGCCCTCTACTGGAATCCGGCGGGCATTGCGACCATGCAGGGCAGCGAGGCGGTTTTCAACCACTCGGAATGGATCGCGGACATCAACTTTGATTTTGCCGGGGTCGCCCTGAACCTTGGTAATATCGGTTCTGTCGGTCTGTTCGGCAACTTTATGACCATCGGCGAGATGGATGTCACTACCGAGCTTTATCCCGAAGGAACCGGGCAGCGCTTCAATTCCGGCTCCTATACAATGGGCCTATCCTATGGACGCGCACTCACCGACCGTTTTGCGGTCGGTGCCAACGTCAAGTATGTCCATGAATATATCATGAACAGTGGCGCGGACGGCCTCGCCCTTGATATCGGCACGGTCTTCACCACTCAGTTCCGCGGCCTGCGCCTCGGGGCCTCGATCAGCAATTTTGGCACAAAAATGCGCATGTCTGGCCGGGATCTGCTCGTGCAGCATGATACCGATCCCCTGCGCGCGGGCAATAACGACAAGATCAACGCCAATATGGCCACCGATTCCTTCGAAATGCCCCTTTATCTGCGCGTCGGCCTCTCCTACAATGTCCTGCAGGAAACCAAGAAACACGCGCTCTGGGTTGCAGTTGATGCTGTGCACCCGAGCGATAACGTCGAATCGGTCAACCTTGGCGCCGAATACGCCTACGACTCGATATTCTTCCTCCGCGGCGGATATGCCTCGCTCTTCTCCAAGGATGCCGAACAGGGATTGACCCTGGGCGGCGGCCTGCAATACGGTTTTGGCGGCAGAATGGCCCTCAAGCTCGATTATGCCTACGAGGCCTTTGGCCGTTTTGATTATGTCCAGAAATTCACCCTGGGCATCGGCTTTTGA
- a CDS encoding peptidylprolyl isomerase, protein MKKVLVLTALLLACSLTPLDDRTAALVNREPISIEELRNNIHFMTLYARNKKGRELVDAHLNLLIEKKLFAQEARRQGLEMNPLVRQVVDWAERDQMIKALYRDEVRNKVQLGEADLRAAFLRGREQVHLRHLFARSEVDALLLKEQLDRGVPFEMLAARTFHDSTLARSGGDLGYVGYDDIDEKLAETAFALPLHQISPPVQSRYGWHILRVDNRRQQLFNSEAEYQQQRQALAEDLRRKLEKKAAGAYVDKMMSALEVKMINATFNLLAASVKEVVLGAERKVPNYQPMLGGREMMQMNEGVGGHNQKVLVVWKGGRLTLGEFLQRVESLPVSERPRIDTPGHLRFDIGKLAMRELLVQQAKRQNLDKDPQVQEGVRKWREDYLFGALWQRVRDTLTVSPAEEAAFFASHTGRYREFLENRPQGLLSPDSLALIPALQSRVREEVLSEKNDQIYAHMAAELLRKAKIRRNEKQLDALAAEFPSGRERIDMMGLPNK, encoded by the coding sequence ATGAAAAAAGTCCTGGTTCTGACCGCTCTGCTGCTCGCTTGCAGCCTCACCCCCCTCGATGACCGCACCGCCGCGTTGGTCAACCGCGAACCGATCTCCATCGAGGAGCTTCGCAACAACATCCACTTCATGACCCTTTATGCGCGCAACAAAAAGGGCCGGGAACTGGTCGATGCCCATCTCAATCTGCTCATCGAGAAAAAACTTTTCGCCCAGGAAGCCAGGCGGCAGGGGCTGGAGATGAATCCCCTGGTGCGCCAGGTCGTCGACTGGGCGGAGCGGGATCAGATGATCAAGGCGCTCTACCGCGATGAGGTACGCAACAAGGTGCAGCTGGGTGAGGCGGATTTGCGTGCCGCCTTTTTACGCGGCCGCGAACAGGTGCATTTGCGGCATCTCTTCGCCCGTTCCGAGGTCGATGCCCTGCTGCTCAAGGAGCAGCTCGATCGGGGCGTCCCCTTCGAGATGCTCGCCGCGCGCACGTTTCATGACAGCACCCTCGCCCGCAGCGGAGGGGATTTGGGTTATGTCGGCTATGATGATATCGACGAAAAACTTGCCGAAACCGCCTTTGCGCTCCCGCTACACCAGATTTCGCCGCCGGTTCAGAGCCGTTATGGCTGGCATATCCTGCGCGTCGACAACCGGCGCCAGCAACTTTTCAATAGCGAAGCCGAGTATCAACAGCAGCGCCAGGCCCTTGCCGAGGATCTGCGGCGCAAGCTCGAGAAAAAGGCGGCCGGCGCCTATGTCGACAAAATGATGAGCGCTCTCGAGGTCAAGATGATCAACGCGACCTTCAACCTCCTTGCCGCGAGCGTCAAGGAAGTCGTCCTCGGTGCGGAGCGGAAGGTGCCAAATTACCAGCCGATGCTTGGCGGCCGGGAGATGATGCAGATGAACGAAGGGGTCGGCGGCCATAACCAGAAGGTCCTGGTGGTATGGAAAGGGGGCCGGTTGACACTCGGGGAGTTTCTCCAGCGGGTGGAGTCTCTGCCGGTCAGCGAGCGGCCGCGCATCGATACGCCGGGTCACCTCCGGTTCGATATCGGCAAGCTCGCCATGCGCGAGCTGCTAGTACAGCAGGCCAAACGGCAGAATCTGGACAAGGATCCCCAGGTTCAGGAAGGGGTACGCAAGTGGCGTGAGGATTATCTTTTTGGCGCCCTGTGGCAGCGCGTGCGGGATACCCTGACTGTAAGCCCGGCGGAGGAAGCGGCCTTTTTCGCCTCCCATACGGGCCGCTACCGGGAGTTCCTAGAGAACCGTCCCCAAGGCTTGCTCTCGCCGGATTCGCTCGCCCTCATCCCGGCCCTGCAGAGCCGGGTGCGCGAGGAGGTCTTGAGCGAAAAGAATGACCAGATCTATGCACACATGGCCGCGGAGCTGCTCCGCAAGGCAAAGATCCGCCGCAACGAGAAGCAACTCGACGCCCTCGCCGCCGAGTTTCCCTCCGGTAGAGAACGCATCGATATGATGGGTTTGCCTAACAAATAG
- a CDS encoding DUF5989 family protein: protein MSKLSIVKEFWYFLRERKKWWLGPILFFLLLLGLLIVFAEGSALAPFIYTLF from the coding sequence ATGTCCAAACTCTCCATTGTCAAAGAATTCTGGTATTTTCTGCGCGAGCGTAAAAAATGGTGGTTAGGTCCCATCCTTTTTTTCCTGCTGTTGCTCGGGCTACTGATCGTCTTCGCTGAGGGCTCCGCTCTGGCACCCTTCATCTATACCCTTTTTTAA
- a CDS encoding GDSL-type esterase/lipase family protein: protein MRKGDRHTRRNPLSPSRKRLFWVLLVALPVLFLLLLEGGLRLLHYGGEDDLVLLRKEYGERYYQINRQVARRYFGGGENTIPDARGEAFAYIKTPETYRIFCLGGSTTAGWPFQHNAGFPSQLQVRLARLFPQRNFEVINVGISAINSYSVLDFTRELLRYQPDLFLIYMGHNEFYGALGAASTRSIGLSRPLIKVYMRLERLRLLQLLRDGLNRLRRAPAAAGPHETLMESMVGDKKILLDSPKYRRARADFAANLGEILAMIHKKGVPVLVSTLVSNIADQPPFESPFSPGFHRESEWNTLVQQGDTALNRKDPAVALTWYRQAAALDSLPALIVYKMGQCQRLLGDSLVARRQLERARDLDALRFRASSDFNEVIRSVCRSQQTPVVETEAAFIQAAPQGLVGHTLMLDHLHPGAPGYLLMADAFCRAMAAHDLIVPAAQWPWARDPAPEEMLAQACVTPLEEEIAYQRIRILTSRYPFREEHLIKAVAEPEYERVLQGAVQMLFQRKWSWSEAHYRVADWLTGKQRYAEAAQEYRAVIRVVPGNYYPYLFLGTLLTQMGKDNEAEAALLQAAACSPNLPFAYAKLGVYYMNRNEADKAMPVLKQAIALAGNSRDFTRQDLSRVHYLLGVALAQRGDYAGARSEARIALNLAPGEARVLKLQQQLDAAGAP, encoded by the coding sequence GTGCGCAAAGGCGACCGGCATACCAGGCGCAACCCGCTCTCCCCATCCCGCAAACGGCTTTTCTGGGTCCTGCTGGTCGCGCTTCCTGTCCTCTTCTTGCTGCTGCTTGAAGGCGGCCTGCGCCTCCTCCATTATGGGGGGGAGGATGATCTGGTGCTGTTACGCAAGGAGTACGGTGAGCGCTATTATCAGATCAACCGCCAGGTAGCGCGCCGCTATTTCGGCGGCGGGGAGAACACCATTCCCGATGCCCGCGGCGAGGCGTTTGCCTATATCAAAACACCGGAAACCTATCGCATCTTTTGCCTCGGCGGCTCCACCACCGCCGGCTGGCCCTTCCAGCACAATGCCGGCTTTCCCAGCCAGCTGCAGGTGCGCCTCGCCCGGCTTTTCCCGCAGCGCAACTTTGAGGTCATCAACGTCGGCATATCTGCCATCAACAGTTACTCGGTACTCGATTTTACCCGCGAGCTGCTGCGCTATCAACCCGACCTCTTTCTGATTTATATGGGGCACAACGAGTTTTATGGTGCGCTCGGGGCAGCCAGCACCCGGAGCATCGGCCTCAGCCGACCCCTGATCAAGGTCTATATGCGGCTGGAACGCCTCAGGCTGCTCCAGCTGCTGCGCGACGGTCTCAATCGACTGCGCCGCGCCCCGGCGGCTGCGGGGCCGCATGAAACCCTGATGGAGAGTATGGTCGGCGACAAAAAGATTCTGCTGGATAGTCCCAAATACCGCCGGGCCCGCGCCGATTTCGCCGCCAATCTCGGTGAAATCCTGGCGATGATCCATAAGAAAGGGGTACCGGTCCTGGTGAGTACCCTGGTCAGCAATATCGCGGACCAGCCGCCCTTCGAGTCCCCGTTCTCGCCCGGTTTCCACCGCGAATCGGAGTGGAACACCCTGGTGCAGCAGGGAGATACCGCCTTGAACCGCAAGGATCCCGCTGTGGCTCTGACCTGGTACCGGCAAGCCGCCGCCCTGGATTCACTGCCGGCCCTGATCGTTTACAAGATGGGGCAGTGCCAGCGTCTGCTGGGAGATTCGCTCGTTGCGCGCCGTCAGCTTGAACGGGCGCGTGACCTTGATGCCTTACGTTTCCGGGCCAGCTCGGATTTCAACGAAGTGATCCGCAGCGTCTGCCGGTCACAGCAAACGCCGGTGGTCGAGACCGAGGCGGCCTTCATCCAGGCCGCGCCTCAGGGGCTCGTCGGCCATACCTTGATGCTCGATCATCTCCATCCCGGGGCGCCTGGATACCTGCTAATGGCCGACGCCTTTTGCCGGGCTATGGCCGCCCACGATCTGATCGTCCCGGCGGCGCAATGGCCCTGGGCCCGCGATCCCGCTCCCGAGGAGATGCTCGCACAGGCCTGCGTCACGCCGCTCGAAGAGGAGATCGCCTATCAGCGCATCCGCATCCTGACCAGCCGCTATCCCTTCCGCGAAGAGCATCTGATCAAGGCCGTGGCCGAGCCGGAGTATGAAAGGGTGCTGCAGGGTGCGGTGCAAATGCTCTTCCAGCGCAAATGGAGCTGGAGCGAAGCCCACTACCGCGTCGCCGACTGGCTGACCGGCAAGCAGCGCTATGCCGAAGCCGCGCAGGAGTACCGCGCGGTCATCCGCGTCGTGCCCGGTAACTATTACCCCTATCTTTTCCTCGGCACGCTCCTCACCCAGATGGGCAAAGACAATGAAGCCGAAGCGGCGCTGCTGCAGGCTGCGGCATGCAGCCCGAACCTCCCCTTCGCCTATGCCAAGCTGGGGGTCTATTATATGAACCGCAACGAAGCGGACAAGGCCATGCCGGTGCTCAAGCAGGCAATCGCCCTGGCCGGGAACAGCCGTGATTTCACCCGTCAGGACCTATCCCGGGTTCACTATCTGCTCGGGGTGGCGCTGGCGCAGCGCGGCGATTACGCAGGCGCGCGCTCCGAGGCCCGGATCGCCCTCAATCTAGCGCCGGGGGAGGCGCGGGTGCTCAAACTGCAGCAGCAGCTGGATGCGGCAGGGGCACCCTGA
- a CDS encoding extracellular solute-binding protein, whose amino-acid sequence MILRTLRRCNTLPLLLITLLMLLLTGCSKRDQKRILVWHSMRPVEAELLRAELARFGTRHPGWTFGELYYQNETARTNYIISALGGSGPELFWGANDNVGPLVEMGVIQPLETLLEPAFLDSFLFEPIKANTWLNGHLWQIADRVGNHLCLVYNKKMIASPPQTISELIRVGKALTRDFNSDGKPDQYALVWNYTEPFFAVPFIGGYGGWIIDDSTRQPTLNTEAVTRACQLIYDLGHKYRIIPEECDYEIANALFKDGYAAMIINGSWSWGTYLENGINLGIARIPRIDETGLWPMPAVSPLGYSLNINTTGEKRRIALELLHHLTSAEVQLKFTALSIALPSRAAAFNSPEVQNNPLALASLEQMKVGRLMSPVTEMRWIWDAMRPSYQAIFSGRVSAVQAAQQMQALALKLIKENRE is encoded by the coding sequence TTGATCTTGCGCACCTTGAGACGATGTAATACTCTTCCCCTGCTCCTGATCACGCTGCTGATGCTCCTGCTCACGGGTTGCAGTAAGCGGGATCAAAAGCGGATCCTGGTCTGGCATTCGATGCGGCCGGTAGAAGCGGAGTTGCTCCGCGCCGAACTTGCCCGATTTGGCACGCGCCATCCCGGCTGGACTTTTGGTGAACTCTACTACCAGAATGAGACCGCACGCACCAACTATATCATTTCGGCTCTGGGGGGATCCGGTCCGGAACTCTTCTGGGGCGCCAACGATAATGTCGGTCCCCTGGTCGAGATGGGCGTCATTCAGCCGCTGGAAACGCTGCTCGAACCGGCCTTTCTCGACAGCTTTCTGTTCGAACCCATCAAGGCCAATACCTGGCTCAACGGCCACCTTTGGCAGATCGCCGACCGCGTCGGCAATCATCTCTGCCTGGTGTACAACAAAAAAATGATCGCCTCCCCGCCGCAGACCATCAGCGAATTGATCCGCGTCGGCAAGGCACTGACCCGGGATTTCAATAGCGATGGCAAACCGGATCAATACGCCCTGGTCTGGAACTACACCGAACCCTTTTTCGCGGTGCCCTTCATTGGGGGATACGGTGGCTGGATCATCGACGATTCGACTCGTCAGCCCACCCTCAATACCGAAGCGGTAACCCGGGCGTGTCAGCTGATCTATGATCTCGGCCATAAATACCGCATCATCCCCGAAGAGTGTGACTATGAGATCGCCAATGCCCTCTTCAAGGATGGCTATGCGGCGATGATCATAAACGGCAGCTGGTCCTGGGGCACCTATCTGGAGAATGGCATCAACCTCGGGATTGCGCGGATTCCGCGGATCGATGAAACCGGGCTTTGGCCGATGCCGGCGGTTTCCCCCCTCGGTTATTCCCTGAATATCAACACCACCGGGGAGAAACGGCGCATCGCCCTGGAGCTGCTGCACCATCTGACCTCGGCCGAGGTGCAGCTAAAGTTCACCGCTCTTTCCATCGCATTGCCGTCGCGCGCCGCCGCCTTCAATAGCCCGGAGGTCCAGAACAATCCCCTCGCGCTGGCTTCTCTGGAGCAGATGAAGGTCGGCCGGCTGATGTCGCCGGTCACCGAGATGCGCTGGATCTGGGATGCGATGCGGCCGAGTTATCAGGCGATTTTTTCGGGCCGGGTTTCCGCCGTTCAGGCGGCACAGCAGATGCAAGCCCTGGCTCTCAAATTGATCAAGGAAAACCGGGAGTAA
- a CDS encoding sugar ABC transporter permease — translation MAANAGQVKVNRLAYLYTMPAFILMGMMIVYPFLFNIVISFSNMNLTHFRDWHLTGLINYAQVISDSSFWYYFFKTMLWTVLNVVFHVGIGVSLALLLNKDIKGKSVFRTLLILPWAVPQYITALTWRGMFNSEYGAVNLLLSQGFGITIPWLTTEWGAFTACLITNIWLGFPFMMIIALGGLQSIPDELYEAADIDGSTWWHKLRHITIPLLKPVMVPAITLGVIWTFNNFNVVWLVSNGGEPSDKTHILVSWIYKSAFTYFRMGYAAAFSMVLFAILLIFSWNFIKKTRATEAVY, via the coding sequence ATGGCTGCGAACGCCGGACAAGTCAAGGTGAACCGGCTGGCGTACCTCTACACCATGCCGGCTTTCATCCTTATGGGGATGATGATCGTCTATCCCTTTCTCTTCAATATCGTTATCTCCTTTTCGAACATGAACCTGACCCACTTTCGTGACTGGCATCTCACCGGACTGATCAATTACGCCCAGGTGATCTCCGATTCCAGTTTCTGGTACTACTTCTTCAAGACCATGCTCTGGACCGTCCTCAACGTCGTCTTCCACGTCGGCATCGGCGTCTCCCTGGCACTCCTCCTCAACAAGGATATCAAGGGCAAATCCGTCTTCCGCACCCTGCTGATCCTACCCTGGGCCGTGCCGCAGTACATTACCGCCCTCACCTGGCGCGGGATGTTCAACTCGGAATACGGCGCGGTCAATCTGCTGCTCAGTCAGGGATTCGGCATTACCATCCCCTGGCTGACGACTGAATGGGGGGCCTTCACGGCTTGCCTGATCACCAATATCTGGCTCGGCTTTCCTTTCATGATGATCATCGCTCTGGGCGGCCTGCAAAGCATTCCAGATGAGCTCTACGAGGCGGCCGATATCGACGGTTCCACCTGGTGGCACAAGCTGCGCCACATCACGATTCCATTGCTCAAGCCGGTTATGGTACCGGCGATCACGCTCGGGGTGATCTGGACCTTTAACAATTTCAACGTGGTCTGGCTGGTATCCAACGGCGGCGAGCCCTCCGACAAGACCCATATCCTGGTCTCCTGGATCTACAAGAGCGCCTTCACCTATTTTCGCATGGGCTATGCCGCCGCTTTCTCGATGGTGCTCTTCGCCATTCTGCTCATTTTCAGCTGGAATTTCATTAAAAAGACCCGCGCCACCGAGGCGGTGTACTAA
- a CDS encoding ABC transporter permease subunit, whose amino-acid sequence MRKPRDLSTTGKIAAYAVLILFTLFALWPVLQVISISLRPGDRLLSKSLAILPEGATLDSYIHLFTREPFLRWLGNSVIVSGVVTLVGSLLAAFAGYAFSRYKFRGRDTAMVGIITTQMFPVTMLLLPLFILLIRIKAYDNYLGLIIAYAATALPFTIWQMKGFYDTIPYSLEEAASIDGCSPFAVFWRIVLPLAAPALVINALFTFMTAWSEYLVAAVIIQDKTMFTLPLGLKMFQSNMEVAWGLYSAGAVVVSIPVVLLFMFLSRWLISGLTLGSVKG is encoded by the coding sequence ATGCGCAAACCGCGAGATCTTTCAACGACCGGCAAGATAGCCGCTTATGCCGTGTTGATCCTCTTCACCCTCTTCGCCCTTTGGCCGGTGTTGCAGGTCATCTCCATATCGCTGCGGCCCGGAGACCGGCTGCTGAGTAAATCCCTGGCGATCCTCCCCGAGGGTGCCACACTGGATTCGTATATCCACCTGTTTACCCGCGAACCCTTTTTGCGCTGGCTCGGCAATAGCGTCATCGTCTCCGGTGTAGTCACCCTGGTGGGGTCGCTGCTGGCCGCCTTTGCGGGATATGCCTTTTCCCGCTACAAATTCCGCGGCCGCGATACCGCCATGGTTGGCATCATCACCACCCAGATGTTTCCGGTTACGATGCTGCTGCTCCCGCTCTTCATTCTGCTGATCCGGATCAAGGCCTATGACAATTACCTAGGCCTGATCATTGCCTATGCAGCCACAGCCCTGCCCTTCACCATCTGGCAGATGAAGGGCTTTTACGATACCATCCCTTACAGCCTCGAAGAGGCGGCGAGCATTGACGGCTGCTCTCCCTTTGCGGTATTCTGGCGTATCGTCCTGCCGCTGGCTGCACCCGCCCTGGTCATCAACGCCCTCTTCACCTTCATGACCGCATGGAGCGAATATCTGGTCGCTGCGGTCATCATCCAGGACAAGACGATGTTCACCTTGCCTCTCGGCCTCAAGATGTTCCAGTCCAACATGGAAGTGGCCTGGGGCCTCTATTCCGCCGGTGCGGTGGTGGTGAGCATACCGGTGGTGCTGCTTTTTATGTTCCTCAGCCGCTGGCTGATCTCCGGTCTGACTCTCGGCAGTGTCAAGGGGTAA
- a CDS encoding integrase, translating into MSPSSRREYTESVRQRYSESEKQQKTVILDEFCQDTGYNRKYAIRVLGRKRRKTVVNKKRGRKRKYGNPLLLVILYQLWRWTNLPCSKRLKAIIPIWLPYYPSRIPRDIAHDLYTISASTIDRLMKHDRFRFRKLGLSTTKPGSLLKKHIPIAKDQWDESRPGFLEVDSVAHCGSSAGGSFALTINCVDIATTWTEQAAVWGKGETGVLNALTNIENRIPFKLLGFDCDNGSEFLNWHILHHYKNRKTPVHFTRSRPYFKNDNAHIEEKNWTHVRQYLGYQRFDKIELIALLNDLFETEWRLYFNFFIPSVKLIDKIRDGSKIKKKYDPPRTPFQRVLESPAIPEEHKAKLKTLFSTLNPIQLRNTMHTKITQIQKMAIQ; encoded by the coding sequence ATGAGTCCGAGCTCTCGCAGAGAATACACGGAAAGCGTAAGGCAAAGATACAGTGAATCTGAAAAGCAGCAAAAAACTGTTATACTTGATGAATTCTGCCAGGATACCGGGTATAATCGAAAATATGCTATTCGTGTTTTAGGCCGTAAACGACGAAAAACTGTTGTTAACAAAAAACGCGGCCGAAAGAGAAAATATGGCAATCCTCTTCTTTTAGTGATTCTGTATCAACTCTGGAGATGGACTAATCTGCCTTGTTCCAAGAGGCTCAAAGCCATTATCCCTATATGGCTGCCTTACTACCCATCCAGGATTCCGAGAGATATTGCCCATGATCTTTACACTATTTCAGCTTCCACCATCGACAGACTAATGAAACATGACCGATTTCGCTTCCGAAAATTAGGCCTATCAACGACTAAACCGGGGTCTCTGCTTAAAAAGCATATCCCGATTGCCAAAGATCAATGGGATGAATCCCGTCCAGGTTTTTTGGAAGTGGATTCGGTTGCGCATTGTGGCAGTTCTGCTGGCGGCAGCTTTGCTTTAACCATTAATTGCGTGGACATTGCCACGACCTGGACTGAACAAGCTGCAGTATGGGGTAAAGGCGAAACCGGCGTTCTTAACGCATTGACTAATATAGAAAATAGAATCCCTTTCAAACTATTGGGATTTGATTGCGATAATGGCTCCGAATTCTTAAATTGGCATATCCTCCATCATTACAAAAATCGGAAAACTCCTGTGCACTTTACCAGATCCAGGCCATACTTTAAAAATGATAACGCACATATCGAAGAAAAAAATTGGACCCACGTCAGACAGTATCTTGGCTACCAACGTTTCGATAAAATTGAATTGATAGCCCTGCTAAACGATCTCTTTGAAACTGAATGGAGACTTTATTTTAACTTCTTTATACCCTCTGTTAAGCTTATCGACAAAATTCGTGATGGCTCAAAAATTAAAAAAAAATACGATCCGCCACGTACCCCATTTCAACGTGTACTCGAATCCCCTGCTATACCTGAAGAGCACAAGGCTAAATTGAAAACTCTATTCTCCACCCTCAATCCCATTCAATTGAGAAATACGATGCACACAAAAATAACCCAAATACAAAAAATGGCAATACAGTGA
- a CDS encoding LysM peptidoglycan-binding domain-containing protein yields the protein MNVIYDVVDLTEGTGGRRSRFGKVDAVRREIRAALQRLSRITGPSDTLKLTLRERQIYSLWSFSDASGKFAQAAENIHMQYGVRELFMKGLQRSGAHLDTMQAIFRQYGLPEDLCYLPHVESAFNPRAYSKVGAAGLWQFTRSTGRLYLKIDYAIDERYDPILATHAAARLMKHNYAELGSWPLAITAYNHGKGGMQKAVEQLETDDLAAIIQEYDGRRFGFASKNFYAEFLAARELGKNFRHYFGEVEKEKPGGYQIFIVPSYITLDALARKFNLSKDVIAELNPALRRPILKSARRIPKGYPLRLPQQQNIDLTSLYAQLPAEEKHDEQVSDRYYVVESGDNLGRIASEFGTTVETLMDLNDISNPRRLRVGQLLELPGSAKATAAGTANKPSTAPPVLIPPAAVTTPATDREEAPKPAAVEVTTAAPADTLPRADLLTLSRQHAGVDGTLYGPAAPHAASSPPPAPSNWRFEVDFDQPTDSTIIIQPEETIGHIAEWLGLAPRRLRALNGLGAGASLSVGEKIRVSFSRTSAEEFHRRRLEFHRALQEDFFSNFRIDSTKTYTVKPGDAIWQLCNRVFETPYWLLLRYNHGENLLTLQPGQTIVYPVLSPLSEAAVAAP from the coding sequence ATGAATGTGATCTATGATGTGGTTGATCTCACCGAAGGGACAGGAGGCCGGCGGTCCCGATTTGGCAAAGTGGATGCGGTGCGCCGCGAGATTCGCGCCGCGCTGCAGCGGCTCAGCCGGATTACCGGCCCGAGCGATACCCTCAAATTGACCTTACGCGAGCGGCAGATTTACAGCCTCTGGAGTTTCAGTGACGCGTCCGGCAAATTCGCTCAGGCTGCAGAGAATATCCATATGCAATATGGCGTGCGCGAACTTTTTATGAAGGGGCTGCAGCGTTCCGGGGCGCATCTGGATACCATGCAGGCGATTTTCCGGCAGTATGGCCTGCCGGAGGATCTTTGTTACCTCCCGCATGTCGAGTCCGCCTTTAATCCCCGCGCCTATTCCAAGGTCGGCGCGGCCGGCCTTTGGCAATTCACCCGTTCGACCGGGCGGCTTTATCTCAAGATCGATTACGCTATCGATGAACGCTATGACCCCATCCTCGCGACGCATGCCGCCGCTCGCCTGATGAAGCACAATTACGCCGAGCTAGGGAGCTGGCCGTTGGCGATCACCGCCTATAATCATGGCAAGGGAGGCATGCAAAAGGCGGTAGAACAACTTGAGACCGACGATCTCGCCGCGATTATCCAGGAGTATGACGGCCGCCGCTTCGGATTCGCCTCCAAGAATTTTTATGCCGAATTCCTGGCCGCGCGCGAGCTGGGCAAGAATTTCCGCCACTATTTCGGAGAGGTGGAGAAGGAGAAGCCGGGCGGCTACCAGATTTTCATTGTGCCCAGTTATATCACCCTCGATGCCCTCGCCCGCAAATTCAACTTGAGCAAGGATGTCATCGCTGAACTCAACCCGGCCTTGCGGCGTCCCATCCTTAAATCGGCCCGCCGCATCCCTAAGGGCTATCCCCTGCGCCTGCCGCAGCAGCAAAACATCGACCTCACCTCGCTTTATGCCCAGCTTCCGGCCGAGGAGAAGCACGACGAGCAGGTATCCGACCGCTACTATGTGGTCGAAAGCGGCGACAACCTCGGCCGCATCGCCAGCGAGTTCGGCACCACCGTCGAGACCCTCATGGATCTCAACGATATCAGCAATCCGCGTCGGCTGCGTGTTGGTCAGCTTCTCGAGTTGCCCGGGTCCGCCAAGGCCACTGCCGCCGGCACGGCGAATAAACCCTCTACTGCGCCGCCTGTGCTGATTCCCCCCGCCGCGGTCACCACCCCCGCCACCGACCGGGAGGAGGCTCCCAAGCCGGCCGCCGTGGAGGTCACGACCGCCGCCCCAGCGGATACCCTGCCACGCGCCGATCTGCTGACCCTCTCGCGGCAGCACGCGGGCGTCGACGGCACCCTTTACGGGCCGGCCGCCCCCCACGCTGCGAGCTCCCCCCCGCCGGCCCCCAGCAATTGGCGTTTCGAAGTGGACTTTGATCAGCCGACCGACAGCACCATCATCATCCAGCCGGAGGAGACCATCGGCCATATCGCTGAATGGCTCGGACTGGCACCGCGACGCCTGCGCGCGCTCAATGGCCTGGGTGCGGGTGCCAGTTTGTCCGTGGGGGAAAAAATCCGGGTCTCATTTTCACGCACCTCGGCAGAAGAATTCCACCGCCGCCGCCTCGAATTCCACCGCGCCCTCCAGGAGGATTTCTTTTCCAATTTCCGCATCGACAGCACCAAAACCTATACGGTCAAGCCGGGGGATGCGATCTGGCAACTCTGCAATCGGGTTTTCGAGACCCCCTATTGGCTGCTGCTGCGCTATAACCACGGCGAGAATCTCCTGACCTTGCAGCCGGGACAGACGATCGTCTATCCGGTGCTCTCGCCGCTCTCGGAAGCGGCGGTTGCTGCGCCCTGA